GTCCAGGTTCAAGCGCGGCGAACTCGGCCTGCACCTGACCGGCAGCGGCCTTGCCATCGCGTCACGCTATCCGATCGTCCATGTCGACATGCACGCCTATGGCCGCCGCTCCTGCGCCGGGAGGGATTGCCTCGCCAACAAGGGGATTGTTCTGGCGCGGTTGACCATTCCCGGCGTGCCGACGCCGATCGACATCTACGACACGCACATGAACAGCCGTGGGGCATCCCGTGCGCCGGCCCCCCGCAATCTCGCCGCGCATGATCGTCAATCACTGGAGGCGTCGGCCTTCATCAACCGCACGCATGACGATGCCTATCCCGTGATTTTCGGGGGCGATTTCAACATGCGCCATTCCGAACCGCGATGGGAGAATTTCTCCCGCTACCAGTCGCTCAAGCTGGTGCATCGTGTCTGTGCCGACCCTGCTTCAGGTTGCGATGTGCATATGTCCTGGGATGGCGACGAACCCTGGATGGATACGCAGGATCTGCAATTTTTCTGGCCGGGCGATCGGGTGTCGATCCGCCCGATTCGGGTTGAGGCGATGTTCGACGGCGGCCCCAGCGGTCCCGAACTGTCCGATCATGACGCTTTTCTGGTCACTTACCAACTGTCCTGGCGCCGGACGGAGGCTGAGCAAAGCGGCTGCTGACAATCAGGCCGCGCGCGCCAGTGCATCCGGCAGCAGGTCGACCGCCGCCGCCAGCCGCTCGTCGAGCAGGCCCAGCAATGCCATCCAGTCATTG
This genomic stretch from Sphingobium sp. BYY-5 harbors:
- a CDS encoding endonuclease/exonuclease/phosphatase family protein; its protein translation is MAIAISRPIPALRTAALALLLLASGCATPLPLRSMACGDAVPPTIVPAADGQMATTTLSVLTYNIEGLGWPARSGREPSLRAIGDRIAALRAEGRAPDVILFQEMFSGAAKKAVAATGYPAIVTGPRRTTRAKGATKDALPGKSRFKRGELGLHLTGSGLAIASRYPIVHVDMHAYGRRSCAGRDCLANKGIVLARLTIPGVPTPIDIYDTHMNSRGASRAPAPRNLAAHDRQSLEASAFINRTHDDAYPVIFGGDFNMRHSEPRWENFSRYQSLKLVHRVCADPASGCDVHMSWDGDEPWMDTQDLQFFWPGDRVSIRPIRVEAMFDGGPSGPELSDHDAFLVTYQLSWRRTEAEQSGC